One genomic segment of Vagococcus intermedius includes these proteins:
- a CDS encoding shikimate kinase codes for MNKVNIVLVGFMASGKTTIGRRLSEITQQTFFDTDDYLVNKFEISIPEFFDVFGEELFREAETSILKDLLKYAPIISTGGGIILKSVNRKLLKESGHVVVFLDATFEAIQIRLISDKNNTRPLASVSQMAQLKERYEMRQSYYQEVADLVIDTTGKTPTEVVSEIEFFLKKSNA; via the coding sequence ATGAATAAAGTTAATATTGTGTTGGTTGGTTTTATGGCATCAGGGAAAACAACGATTGGTAGAAGACTTTCAGAAATAACACAACAAACTTTTTTCGATACTGACGACTATTTAGTCAACAAATTTGAGATAAGTATACCAGAATTTTTTGATGTCTTTGGTGAGGAACTATTTAGAGAAGCAGAGACTAGTATTTTAAAGGACTTGCTTAAGTATGCGCCGATTATTTCGACAGGTGGCGGTATTATTTTAAAAAGTGTCAACCGTAAGCTATTAAAAGAAAGTGGACATGTTGTAGTCTTTTTAGATGCTACTTTTGAGGCAATCCAAATCCGATTAATTTCGGACAAAAATAATACACGCCCCCTAGCATCTGTCTCCCAAATGGCTCAATTAAAAGAACGTTACGAGATGCGACAAAGTTATTATCAAGAGGTCGCTGATTTGGTGATTGATACAACAGGCAAGACACCTACTGAAGTGGTATCGGAAATTGAATTTTTTTTGAAAAAAAGTAATGCTTAA
- the aroA gene encoding 3-phosphoshikimate 1-carboxyvinyltransferase — translation MKLITNQRQLTGLIKVPGDKSISHRSLMFGALAEGKTEIHGFLPGEDCLATKKLCASLGVVIEEKDTVITIYGKAGRFKNPSQPIDIGNSGTTMRLGLGLLAGAGVEATLYGDDSLNHRPMARVMTPLNSMGARVSGDSGTEYAPIKIKKSQPLDGISYDMPVASAQVKSAILFAALQTKGETLIKERIATRNHTEEMIKQFGGQIEVFDNQIRIIGPQQLLGQRIEIPGDISSAAFFIAGALLTSDSQVCLENVGLNPSRTGLLDVLNAMGADIEKINIDPHNQLGDLVVRSSRLTGTVVEGEIIPRLIDELPILALVATQAQGTTIIRDAEELKVKETNRIDATASELAKLGADITPTEDGLIINGPTPLKPATVSSHGDHRLGMMLAIASLLVKEGTVTLEGSEAISVSYPRFFEDLNTLLVKDF, via the coding sequence ATGAAGTTAATAACTAATCAAAGACAATTAACTGGTCTAATAAAAGTTCCTGGCGATAAATCAATCTCACATAGAAGCCTTATGTTTGGTGCTTTAGCAGAGGGAAAAACCGAAATACATGGCTTTTTACCTGGCGAAGATTGTTTGGCCACTAAAAAATTATGTGCGTCTTTAGGTGTGGTTATTGAAGAAAAAGATACTGTTATTACGATCTATGGAAAAGCTGGTAGGTTCAAAAATCCTTCTCAACCAATTGATATCGGTAATTCAGGGACAACAATGCGTCTAGGTTTAGGATTACTTGCTGGTGCGGGCGTGGAAGCAACATTGTATGGAGATGACTCTTTAAATCACAGACCGATGGCGCGTGTGATGACGCCACTTAATAGTATGGGTGCCAGAGTTTCAGGTGATTCTGGAACGGAGTACGCTCCGATAAAAATCAAAAAAAGTCAACCGTTAGATGGGATAAGTTATGACATGCCAGTTGCTAGTGCTCAAGTTAAGTCGGCTATTTTATTTGCTGCATTACAAACCAAAGGTGAAACACTCATCAAAGAGCGTATTGCTACAAGAAATCATACAGAAGAGATGATTAAACAATTCGGCGGTCAAATTGAGGTATTTGATAACCAAATTAGAATAATTGGTCCTCAACAGTTATTGGGACAACGAATCGAGATACCAGGAGATATTTCTTCAGCTGCTTTTTTCATTGCCGGTGCGTTGTTGACTTCTGATAGCCAAGTTTGTTTAGAAAATGTTGGACTTAACCCAAGTCGAACTGGTTTACTAGATGTTTTAAATGCAATGGGAGCAGACATTGAAAAAATAAATATTGACCCACATAACCAGTTAGGAGATTTGGTTGTTAGAAGTAGCCGACTAACAGGAACAGTTGTGGAAGGTGAGATCATCCCTCGTTTAATTGATGAATTACCAATACTAGCTTTAGTTGCTACGCAAGCACAAGGAACAACCATTATTCGCGATGCAGAAGAGTTAAAAGTTAAAGAAACTAATCGAATTGATGCTACTGCAAGTGAACTAGCTAAGTTGGGAGCAGATATTACACCAACAGAAGATGGTTTGATTATTAATGGGCCAACACCACTTAAACCAGCTACAGTATCAAGCCATGGCGATCACCGATTAGGGATGATGTTAGCAATCGCTAGCCTCTTAGTAAAGGAAGGAACGGTTACCTTAGAAGGTTCTGAGGCTATCTCAGTATCTTATCCCCGTTTTTTTGAAGATTTAAATACATTATTAGTTAAGGATTTTTAA
- a CDS encoding DegV family protein, with product MKTAVVTDSTAYLSEELRKHPDLYIIPIPVILDGKIYNEGIDIEANDYYELLNNSKEFPTTSQPSIGEVLELYKKLATEGYKRVISIHLSSGISGFVNNLIAMAPGIEEIEVLPFDSKITSMPMGYMVSKTLEMVAQGASVELIFEKLEFIRQHTDAFLVVDDLNILVRGGRLKNGAALIGSMLKIKPILKFDDGNIILSEKIRSTKKALSRAEDLMAKKHKKTKDELKYFIIHANSLAIAELEKKEMEEKFPGIEIEIGHIGPVVGTHIGEKAVVFAWCGK from the coding sequence ATGAAAACGGCAGTTGTTACGGACAGTACAGCCTATCTTTCGGAAGAATTAAGAAAGCATCCTGATTTGTACATTATCCCAATCCCTGTTATTTTGGATGGTAAGATTTATAATGAGGGTATTGATATTGAAGCAAATGATTATTATGAGTTATTAAATAACAGTAAAGAATTCCCGACAACATCACAACCTTCGATAGGTGAAGTTTTAGAATTATACAAAAAGTTAGCTACAGAAGGGTATAAAAGAGTTATTAGTATTCACTTATCATCAGGTATTTCAGGATTTGTGAATAATTTGATTGCAATGGCACCGGGTATTGAAGAAATTGAAGTTTTACCTTTCGATTCTAAAATTACAAGTATGCCAATGGGATATATGGTAAGTAAGACCTTAGAAATGGTTGCACAGGGTGCATCAGTTGAACTGATTTTTGAAAAGCTTGAATTTATTCGACAACATACAGATGCTTTTTTAGTAGTCGATGATTTGAATATCTTAGTAAGAGGTGGTCGTCTTAAAAATGGTGCAGCTTTAATTGGAAGCATGTTGAAAATTAAACCTATTTTAAAATTTGATGATGGCAATATTATTCTTTCTGAAAAAATACGTTCAACTAAAAAAGCTTTGTCACGTGCTGAAGATTTAATGGCTAAAAAGCATAAAAAAACAAAAGATGAATTAAAATATTTTATTATTCATGCTAATAGTTTAGCAATAGCTGAGTTGGAAAAAAAAGAGATGGAAGAAAAATTCCCAGGTATTGAAATAGAGATTGGGCATATCGGGCCAGTCGTAGGGACGCATATTGGAGAAAAAGCAGTTGTATTTGCATGGTGTGGTAAATAA
- a CDS encoding YjzD family protein produces MRHVVVLFWALILGQIVAYLGAALNHGLYNFPQAVMGSILIAIVTILVGEVSQPSKKEVKNS; encoded by the coding sequence ATGCGTCATGTCGTCGTATTATTTTGGGCATTAATTTTAGGTCAAATCGTTGCCTATCTTGGAGCCGCCCTTAACCATGGTTTGTATAACTTCCCTCAAGCAGTAATGGGTTCAATTTTAATTGCGATCGTTACTATCCTAGTTGGTGAAGTATCACAACCTTCTAAAAAAGAAGTTAAAAACTCATAA
- a CDS encoding LCP family protein translates to MSRMDRRHPESLKKEKKVASDLKKKPNKNNGNMRPSILQSIAKSLLFIVVMVAAFCFYEFSQGKREAKNDEDFSQVEVTDFKGEKVRGSQTNILLLGSDSRGNERGRSDSIMVVSYDTKNGTPKVISFMRDTYVNIPEVGYNKLNAAYAFGGPELVRQTITTNFKLPIHYYGIVNFATFSKIIDTLAPKGLTIDAEKTLEVDGEQIEAGKQKMTGHTALQYARFRKDEEGDFGRVRRQQQVMNALLDQGFKAANLFRIPKAMGKMQGYMTTNIPGRLYPGIGKHFIFKHKSSIEKMVIPVEGTWGYGEYPDAGSVLEIDELANQDAVEGFLH, encoded by the coding sequence ATGTCAAGGATGGATCGGCGTCACCCTGAATCATTGAAAAAAGAAAAAAAAGTAGCTAGCGATCTTAAGAAAAAACCAAATAAAAATAATGGAAATATGAGACCCAGTATCTTACAGTCAATTGCTAAATCACTACTATTTATCGTCGTGATGGTGGCAGCTTTTTGTTTCTATGAATTTTCACAAGGTAAGCGTGAAGCTAAAAATGATGAAGATTTTTCTCAAGTTGAGGTAACTGATTTTAAAGGTGAGAAGGTAAGGGGTTCTCAAACTAATATTTTATTATTAGGAAGTGATTCTAGAGGCAATGAGCGTGGAAGATCGGATTCGATTATGGTGGTCAGTTATGATACTAAAAATGGAACACCTAAAGTTATTTCTTTTATGCGTGATACGTATGTCAATATTCCAGAAGTAGGATATAACAAACTAAATGCGGCTTATGCTTTTGGTGGTCCAGAATTAGTTCGACAGACTATTACGACTAATTTTAAGTTACCGATACATTACTATGGCATTGTAAATTTTGCAACTTTTTCAAAAATTATTGATACCTTAGCTCCTAAAGGACTAACTATTGATGCCGAAAAAACTCTCGAAGTAGACGGTGAGCAAATTGAAGCAGGTAAACAAAAAATGACTGGACATACAGCTTTACAATATGCCAGATTCAGAAAAGATGAAGAGGGTGATTTTGGACGAGTCCGTCGACAACAACAAGTGATGAATGCGTTACTTGATCAAGGATTTAAAGCTGCTAACTTATTTAGAATACCTAAGGCGATGGGAAAGATGCAAGGCTATATGACAACTAATATTCCAGGACGCCTATACCCAGGAATTGGCAAACATTTTATTTTCAAACACAAATCATCTATTGAAAAAATGGTTATTCCCGTTGAGGGGACTTGGGGTTACGGTGAATATCCGGATGCTGGAAGTGTGTTAGAGATTGATGAACTGGCCAATCAAGATGCCGTGGAAGGTTTTTTACATTAA
- a CDS encoding multidrug efflux MFS transporter: MQVDWKRNLYIAWLGCFFTGASFSLVMPFIPVYIEELGAPKSKIEFYAGLAISVTALASALVAPIWGNLADRKGRKLMMVRAAAGMTITMGALAFVPNVYWLLIMRFMTGVLSGYVPNATAMIASQAPMEKNGWALGTLATGAVAGSLIGPLMGGALAEAFGMQNVFIITGSVLFLNTLLTIFFVKEDFQPIAKKNIVSTKDIIGKIKDPSMLYGLFITTLILQIGITSISPILTLYIRELGGGVENILFVSGMIVSIAGVSAFISSPFLGKIGDRYGNQNVLLVGLVLFMFCIIPMAFVKTPFQLGVLRFLMGFSTGALMPSINSIISKLTPKEGVSRIFSYNQMAQNFGQVLGPLIGSTIATGFGYSGVFIGTAGFILINIGLSLYNFKGTIGKHIDYT; this comes from the coding sequence ATGCAAGTTGATTGGAAACGAAATCTCTATATTGCGTGGTTAGGTTGTTTTTTTACAGGAGCAAGTTTTAGTTTAGTTATGCCATTTATTCCTGTTTATATTGAAGAATTAGGAGCGCCAAAATCTAAGATTGAGTTTTATGCTGGCTTAGCTATTAGTGTAACAGCTTTGGCTTCAGCTCTAGTTGCCCCTATTTGGGGCAATTTAGCAGATCGTAAAGGTAGAAAGTTGATGATGGTTAGGGCGGCTGCTGGGATGACCATTACTATGGGGGCGTTAGCTTTCGTACCAAATGTTTATTGGTTACTCATTATGCGCTTTATGACAGGTGTTCTATCTGGCTATGTACCCAATGCCACAGCAATGATTGCTTCTCAAGCCCCCATGGAGAAGAATGGATGGGCTTTAGGAACATTAGCGACAGGAGCAGTTGCTGGGAGTTTAATTGGCCCATTAATGGGAGGTGCTTTAGCAGAAGCTTTTGGTATGCAAAATGTGTTCATTATTACAGGAAGTGTTTTATTTTTAAATACGCTGTTAACTATATTTTTTGTGAAAGAAGATTTTCAGCCTATTGCTAAAAAAAATATTGTTTCAACAAAGGATATTATCGGTAAAATTAAAGATCCATCTATGTTGTATGGTTTATTTATAACAACATTAATTTTACAGATTGGAATTACGAGTATTAGTCCTATTCTAACTTTATATATCCGAGAATTAGGCGGCGGTGTAGAAAATATCTTGTTTGTAAGTGGGATGATTGTCTCAATTGCAGGCGTGTCAGCTTTTATTTCCTCGCCTTTTTTAGGTAAGATAGGAGATAGGTATGGTAATCAAAATGTCTTATTAGTGGGACTTGTCTTATTTATGTTTTGCATTATTCCCATGGCTTTTGTAAAAACGCCCTTCCAGTTAGGTGTTTTAAGATTTCTGATGGGATTTTCGACAGGAGCTTTAATGCCATCAATTAATTCAATTATCAGTAAGTTAACACCTAAAGAAGGCGTTAGTCGAATATTTAGTTATAATCAAATGGCCCAAAATTTTGGACAAGTCTTAGGTCCTTTGATCGGGTCAACGATTGCGACTGGTTTTGGTTATTCAGGAGTTTTCATTGGAACGGCAGGTTTTATACTAATAAATATTGGGTTATCACTGTACAATTTTAAAGGAACGATAGGGAAGCATATTGATTATACTTAA